From Hydractinia symbiolongicarpus strain clone_291-10 chromosome 12, HSymV2.1, whole genome shotgun sequence, one genomic window encodes:
- the LOC130622450 gene encoding SOSS complex subunit C-like has translation MSYHVGHSDLRNRQSILQDLHQQKQQLLQQSSGNSTSTSNSSHISSRPIKHDPRVHSDGMHQVPMTRRTALEYASNHSSGYFIAQDSQHGNPILPVIPRIEDKD, from the coding sequence atgtCATACCATGTTGGTCATTCCGACCTAAGAAACCGACAAAGCATATTGCAGGACTTACACCAGCAGAAACAACAACTACTGCAACAGTCAAGTGGAAACAGCACGTCAACTTCAAACAGTTCTCACATTTCATCTCGACCGATTAAGCACGATCCCCGTGTGCATTCAGACGGAATGCATCAAGTTCCTATGACGCGACGAACTGCACTGGAATATGCTTCTAATCATTCATCAGGATATTTTATAGCACAGGATTCGCAACATGGTAACCCAATTCTACCGGTGATTCCACGAATAGAGGATAAGGATTGA
- the LOC130621793 gene encoding asparagine synthetase [glutamine-hydrolyzing]-like gives MCGIWALLGYDHSVSSELHHALQIAHRGPDFFRIETIPHYNHSFLAFHRLSIMDDLTGQQPMRLYHLPHLHLMYNGEIYNHKELIAEYDFECTTKMDGEVILHLYNKFGIEKTLQLLDGVFAVSIFDTLKGEFHIGRDTYGVRPLFVLRPPSGELGVSSEAKGLIGLTKSDGDIIKIQPFLPGHYATFKVCKNTGMTKLIVEKSFTDVDMLPVFKTAVTLTSDVKENVRNLLTDAVRKRLMAERRIGCMLSGGLDSSLVAALVVKLAREQGFAYPIQTFSIGLPGSPDLIAAKKVADMLGTEHHEVTFSAEEAFALLHDVTYALESYDITTNRASIPMYMLSKYIRQNTDTVVLFSGEGADELAQGYIYFHKAPTANDAHEESKRLLRDLYLYDNLRADRAVSAHGLELRVPFLDKKFCSYYLSIPKEMVQPQDGVEKHLLRSSFDGYLTDFLPSEVLWRAKEAFSDGVSSAKDSWSVQLGRYAKSKITEEELTKAKEFYPVNTPQTYEALFFRKSFETKFQGQTHLTPYFWMPKWMGNISDPSARVLKHYKQ, from the exons ATGTGTGGCATTTGGGCGTTGTTAGGATACGATCACAGCGTGTCATCTGAGTTACATCATGCATTGCAGATCGCCCACCGTGGACCAGACTTTTTTCGTATAGAAACTATTCCTCATTATAATCACTCATTCCTGGCGTTCCATCGGCTCTCTATCATGGATGATTTAACTGGTCAACAACCAATGCGACTGTACCATCTACCCCATTTACATCTTATGTACAACGGAGAGATCTATAACCACAAAGAACTCATTGCAGAATACGATTTTGAATGTACCACTAA aaTGGATGGCGAAGTCATTCTTCATCTCTATAACAAGTTTGGCATTGAGAAAACTTTGCAGTTATTGGATGGTGTTTTCGCTGTTTCTATTTTCGACACACTTAAAGGGGAATTTCATATTGGTCGCGACACATACGGTGTACGACCTTTGTTTGTGCTTCGTCCTCCATCTGGTGAGCTTGGAGTTTCCTCTGAAGCTAAAGGGTTAATTGGCCTAACAAAAAGTGATGGGGACATCATAAAAATTCAGCCCTTTCTACCTGGACATTACGCTACGTTCAAGGTGTGTAAAAACACTGGAATGACCAAAttaattgttgaaaaaagttTCACAGACGTTGACATGCTGCCAGTTTTTAAAACAGCCGTCACATTAACAAGTGACGTCAAGGAGAACGTTCGTAATCTTTTGACTGACGCCGTACGAAAACGCCTGATGGCGGAACGCAGAATCGGGTGTATGTTATCGGGCGGTTTGGATTCCAGTTTGGTTGCAGCACTTGTTGTTAAGCTTGCAAGGGAACAAGGTTTTGCTTATCCAATCCAAACATTCTCAATTGGATTACCAGGTTCGCCAGATCTCATCGCTGCAAAGAAAGTTGCTGATATGCTTGGCACAGAGCATCATGAGGTAACCTTTTCAGCAGAAGAAGCATTTGCGTTGTTGCATGACGTCACATACGCATTAGAAAGTTACGACATCACGACAAATCGTGCGTCAATACCGATGTATATGCTTAGTAAGTATATTCGACAAAACACCGATACAGTCGTGTTGTTTTCTGGCGAGGGCGCAGACGAATTGGCGCAAGGGTATATCTACTTTCATAAAGCGCCCACAGCAAACGATGCACACGAAGAGTCAAAACGATTGTTACGAGACTTGTATTTATACGACAATCTACGAGCAGATAGAGCTGTGTCCGCTCACGGGCTAGAATTAAGAGTTCCTTTCTTGGATAAAAAGTTTTGTTCTTATTACCTATCAATTCCAAAGGAAATGGTGCAACCACAAGATGGTGTGGAGAAGCACCTTTTACGCTCCTCCTTCGACGGTTATTTAACAGATTTTTTACCTAGTGAAGTATTGTGGCGTGCAAAAGAAGCCTTCAGTGATGGTGTATCATCTGCAAAAGACAGCTGGTCAGTTCAATTGGGACGCTatgcaaaatcaaaaataaCTGAAGAAGAATTGACCAAAGCTAAAGAATTTTATCCCGTGAATACGCCACAAACTTACGAAGCTCTCTTTTTTAGAAAGTCATTTGAAACGAAATTCCAAGGTCAAACTCATTTAACTCCATATTTTTGGATGCCGAAATGGATGGGAAACATAAGCGACCCATCTGCAAGAGTGTTGAAACACTACAAACAATAA